In Luteitalea sp. TBR-22, one genomic interval encodes:
- a CDS encoding alpha/beta hydrolase, with protein MNWLTPCLLLALVACPAVAREDAPFDYDPSAALRLQSALVREAEGIRTYAISFDSPRGGRVTGKLFVPPVPAGQRLAGVVMAHGAPGSTEHMDPRALFVARKGAVVIGIDAAFARRDPRDPISFTPRDAEEQIQTIVDMRRAIDVLVARPDVDPTRIGFIGGSYGAAMGGILAGVEPRVRAFVLAVGDAGFIAHFTASGGGWLPPVSELPALQREAWLAAMRPISGEVFFPRADGARVLLQNGRLDEAVLPHVAAAFHAIAPEGTEKRWYDAGHRLPPSHFADQLEFLHRRIGTAAPTKEDLAGPYR; from the coding sequence ATGAACTGGCTGACTCCCTGCCTCCTGTTGGCGCTCGTCGCCTGCCCCGCCGTGGCGCGCGAGGACGCGCCCTTCGATTACGACCCGTCGGCCGCCCTGCGGCTCCAATCCGCGCTGGTGCGGGAGGCCGAGGGCATCCGTACCTATGCCATCAGCTTCGACAGCCCTCGCGGCGGACGGGTGACGGGGAAGCTGTTCGTGCCGCCGGTTCCCGCCGGGCAGCGCCTCGCGGGCGTGGTGATGGCGCATGGTGCCCCCGGCAGCACGGAGCACATGGACCCACGCGCGCTGTTCGTGGCGCGCAAGGGCGCGGTCGTGATCGGCATCGACGCGGCGTTCGCGCGACGCGATCCTCGCGATCCGATCAGCTTCACGCCGCGAGATGCCGAGGAGCAGATTCAGACGATCGTGGACATGCGACGCGCGATCGATGTGCTGGTGGCGCGCCCCGACGTCGACCCGACCCGGATCGGCTTCATCGGCGGCAGTTACGGGGCGGCCATGGGCGGCATCCTCGCCGGGGTCGAGCCGCGCGTGCGCGCCTTCGTGCTGGCCGTGGGCGACGCGGGCTTCATCGCGCACTTCACGGCCTCAGGCGGAGGGTGGCTGCCGCCGGTCAGCGAACTGCCTGCCCTGCAACGCGAGGCCTGGCTGGCCGCGATGCGGCCAATCTCCGGCGAGGTGTTCTTTCCGCGCGCCGACGGGGCCCGGGTGCTGCTCCAGAACGGCCGGCTCGACGAGGCCGTGCTGCCGCACGTCGCCGCCGCGTTCCACGCGATCGCACCCGAGGGCACCGAGAAGCGCTGGTACGACGCCGGACATCGGCTGCCGCCGTCGCACTTTGCCGATCAGCTCGAGTTCCTGCACCGCCGCATCGGCACCGCCGCGCCGACGAAGGAAGATCTGGCGGGACCCTACAGGTGA
- a CDS encoding ATP-binding protein, which translates to MTAAPLPHDEAERLRALDRYAILDSPPEADFDDLTAIAAAVCGTPIALLSLVDRDRQWFKSRYGLDVAETARELAFCAHAILQADVFEVADALEDPRFADSALVNGAPFIRSYAGMPLETPDGQRLGTLCVIDRQPRTLTPLQHDVLRRLARQAVAQLELRRTSRLLRDQSDHLRALASVVTRTSNPVSITDADRRLTWVNPAFEATTGFTLAEATGHRLSDLLRFEELDPGQWKQVGAALDARKPVRTRLLSRRADGQRFWDDVDIAPLFDETQTFVGYCAIQSDVTALVQAEQAQRIQLALSQAVAAVQQGLIDGAALGTIVERALERAMTLLGGAQGLVADVHGGYGAEHLTARALLNSAWTPEERDRQRQRLEDGVRWRTLPGPVRSAVASGRATRLVGDEAQRAAAILLESSAPTSTLALLPVTTGGRTLALLAIANPCEDVDDPGTLLAPLLAVVGEAITSHRQAEARRLSEQALEQERRRLRLALLASNVGVFELDVASGELSWDWRMWDMHGVEPRTTGWTLADWVSLLHPEDADRAIDEFVATSDSERLLEAQYRIVRPDGCVRHLRANGQVFESDGRRVLLGVNLDVTGDVELQHELNDQRLKAESATAAKAQFLATMSHEIRTPMNGVLGMLELLLRSDLTPEQHETATMAHVSASALLHILNDILDLSKLEAQQVVLETIAFEPSRLVGDTLALLSPRALEKHLTLASEVDPALPAWLEADPTRIRQVLLNLVGNAIKFTARGDVRVRLRRADTHDTLLRVEVQDSGEGISPEVQARLFQRFVQADASTTRRHGGTGLGLAICRQLVELMGGEIGVESVPGEGSLFWFTVPVRVTQAPARRLDVQHATAPVALQLPLRILVAEDNLVNQRLVRAFLAPGRHEVVMVGDGAAAVAALDEGTYDVVLMDVQMPGMDGLQATAAIRARTTPDHAVPIIALTANAMSGDRERYLASGFTDYVSKPMTMRSLTEALARVCAREGDVRRSA; encoded by the coding sequence ATGACTGCTGCACCTCTCCCTCATGACGAGGCCGAGCGACTCCGGGCGCTGGACCGGTACGCCATCCTCGACTCGCCACCCGAGGCCGACTTCGACGACCTCACGGCGATCGCCGCCGCGGTCTGCGGCACGCCGATCGCGCTGCTGTCGTTGGTCGACCGCGACCGCCAGTGGTTCAAGAGCCGGTACGGGCTCGACGTCGCCGAGACTGCACGGGAGCTGGCGTTCTGCGCCCACGCCATCCTGCAGGCAGACGTCTTCGAGGTCGCCGACGCACTCGAGGACCCGCGCTTTGCCGACAGCGCGCTGGTGAACGGCGCGCCGTTCATCCGGTCCTATGCCGGCATGCCGCTCGAGACCCCCGACGGCCAGCGGCTCGGCACGCTGTGCGTCATCGATCGCCAGCCACGAACGCTCACGCCGCTGCAGCACGACGTGCTGCGCCGACTGGCCCGGCAGGCCGTCGCGCAACTCGAGCTGCGGCGCACGTCCCGGCTGCTGCGCGACCAGTCCGACCACCTGCGGGCCCTCGCGTCGGTGGTGACGCGCACCAGCAACCCGGTCTCCATCACCGATGCCGATCGTCGGCTCACGTGGGTGAACCCGGCCTTCGAGGCGACCACCGGCTTCACTCTGGCCGAGGCGACCGGTCACCGGTTGTCCGACCTGCTGCGCTTCGAGGAACTCGATCCGGGGCAATGGAAGCAGGTGGGAGCGGCGCTCGATGCGAGGAAGCCGGTGCGCACCCGCCTGCTCTCGAGGCGTGCCGACGGGCAGCGATTCTGGGACGACGTGGACATCGCGCCGCTGTTCGACGAGACGCAGACCTTCGTCGGGTACTGCGCCATCCAGAGCGACGTGACGGCGCTGGTGCAGGCCGAGCAGGCGCAGCGCATCCAGCTGGCCCTGAGTCAGGCGGTCGCCGCCGTGCAGCAGGGCCTGATCGACGGGGCCGCGCTGGGCACCATCGTGGAGCGCGCCCTCGAGCGGGCGATGACCCTCCTCGGCGGTGCACAAGGCCTGGTGGCAGACGTGCACGGTGGCTACGGCGCCGAGCATCTCACGGCCCGCGCGCTGCTCAACTCCGCGTGGACGCCGGAAGAGCGCGATCGGCAACGTCAACGCCTCGAGGACGGCGTGCGGTGGCGCACGTTGCCGGGGCCCGTGCGGAGCGCGGTCGCCTCCGGACGCGCGACCAGGCTCGTGGGCGACGAGGCGCAGCGCGCCGCGGCCATCCTGCTCGAGTCGTCGGCGCCGACCTCGACGCTGGCCCTGCTCCCCGTCACCACCGGCGGCCGCACGCTGGCGTTGCTGGCGATCGCGAACCCCTGCGAGGACGTCGACGATCCGGGCACGCTGCTCGCGCCGCTGCTCGCCGTCGTCGGCGAGGCCATCACCAGCCACCGGCAGGCCGAGGCACGTCGGCTCAGCGAACAGGCCCTCGAGCAGGAGCGGCGCCGCCTGCGCCTGGCCCTCCTGGCCTCCAACGTCGGCGTCTTCGAACTCGACGTCGCGAGCGGCGAGTTGTCATGGGACTGGCGCATGTGGGACATGCACGGGGTCGAGCCGCGCACCACGGGGTGGACGCTGGCCGACTGGGTGAGCCTGCTGCATCCCGAGGACGCCGACCGGGCGATCGACGAGTTCGTCGCGACCTCGGACTCCGAGCGTCTCCTCGAGGCCCAGTACCGCATCGTGCGCCCGGACGGCTGCGTGCGTCACCTGCGCGCCAACGGGCAGGTGTTCGAGAGCGACGGCCGACGCGTCCTGCTCGGCGTGAACCTCGACGTCACCGGCGACGTGGAACTGCAGCACGAGCTCAACGACCAGCGCCTCAAGGCAGAATCGGCGACGGCTGCCAAGGCGCAGTTCCTCGCCACCATGAGTCACGAGATCCGCACGCCCATGAACGGCGTGCTCGGGATGCTCGAACTCCTGCTGCGCAGCGACCTCACGCCGGAGCAGCACGAGACGGCGACCATGGCCCACGTCTCGGCCAGCGCGCTGTTGCACATCCTGAACGACATCCTCGACCTCTCCAAGCTCGAGGCGCAGCAGGTCGTGCTCGAGACGATCGCGTTCGAGCCGTCCCGCCTCGTGGGCGACACGCTCGCCCTGCTCTCGCCACGCGCGCTGGAGAAGCACCTCACCCTGGCCTCGGAAGTGGATCCGGCGCTGCCGGCCTGGCTGGAGGCCGATCCGACGCGGATCCGCCAGGTATTGCTGAACCTGGTGGGCAACGCCATCAAGTTCACCGCCCGCGGCGACGTCCGCGTGCGTCTCCGCAGGGCCGACACGCATGACACCCTGCTGCGGGTGGAGGTCCAGGACAGCGGCGAGGGTATCTCGCCGGAGGTGCAGGCGCGGCTCTTCCAGCGCTTCGTGCAGGCCGACGCGTCGACGACGCGGCGGCACGGCGGCACGGGGCTGGGGCTGGCCATCTGTCGCCAATTGGTGGAGCTGATGGGCGGCGAGATCGGGGTCGAGAGCGTGCCTGGCGAGGGGAGTCTGTTCTGGTTCACCGTACCGGTGCGCGTGACGCAGGCACCGGCACGCCGCCTCGACGTGCAGCACGCGACTGCGCCCGTCGCACTCCAGCTGCCGCTGCGCATCCTCGTGGCCGAGGACAATCTGGTCAACCAGCGCCTGGTGCGCGCGTTCCTCGCGCCGGGGCGTCACGAGGTCGTCATGGTCGGCGATGGAGCGGCGGCCGTCGCCGCGCTCGACGAGGGGACCTACGACGTGGTGCTCATGGACGTGCAGATGCCCGGCATGGACGGGTTGCAGGCCACGGCGGCCATTCGCGCGCGGACCACGCCCGACCACGCAGTGCCCATCATCGCGCTCACGGCCAACGCGATGTCGGGCGATCGGGAACGCTACCTGGCCAGCGGCTTCACCGACTACGTCTCCAAGCCGATGACGATGCGCTCGCTGACCGAGGCGCTGGCCCGCGTGTGTGCCCGCGAAGGCGACGTGCGGCGCAGCGCCTGA
- a CDS encoding PIG-L deacetylase family protein, whose translation MSGPTPYHDFVAGIARSMQQGKQFPLGGFPMPTHPPVAPDAPRALIFSPHPDDECIIGGLALRLLRESGYRVVNVAVTQGSNKARQQGRWDELALACAYLGFDLVQTIPGGLEKINAKTRATDPAHWASCVDVIARILAEHQPRVVFFPHETDWNSSHIGTYHLLVDALARQAADFSCHVVETEFWGAMSTPNLMVESSVQDLADMMAALSFHVGEVQRNPYHLLVPAWMQDNVRRGGEVVGGQGGAAPDFPFATIYRLRRWNDGGLHYTYDGGRILAAGVDPATLFG comes from the coding sequence ATGAGCGGGCCGACGCCGTACCACGATTTCGTCGCGGGGATCGCGCGGTCGATGCAGCAGGGCAAGCAGTTCCCGCTCGGCGGCTTCCCGATGCCGACGCACCCGCCGGTCGCCCCCGACGCGCCCCGCGCGCTCATCTTCTCGCCGCACCCCGACGACGAGTGCATCATCGGCGGGCTGGCGTTGCGCCTGCTGCGCGAGTCGGGCTATCGGGTCGTCAACGTGGCCGTGACGCAGGGCAGCAACAAGGCGCGGCAGCAGGGCCGCTGGGACGAGCTGGCGCTGGCCTGCGCGTACCTCGGCTTCGACCTCGTGCAGACCATCCCGGGCGGCCTCGAGAAGATCAACGCGAAGACGCGCGCCACCGATCCCGCGCACTGGGCGAGCTGTGTCGACGTGATCGCGCGCATCCTCGCCGAGCACCAGCCACGCGTCGTCTTCTTCCCGCACGAGACCGACTGGAACAGCTCGCACATCGGCACGTACCACCTGCTCGTCGACGCGCTGGCCAGGCAGGCTGCCGACTTCAGCTGCCACGTCGTCGAGACCGAGTTCTGGGGCGCGATGTCGACGCCGAACCTGATGGTGGAATCGAGCGTGCAGGACCTGGCCGACATGATGGCGGCCCTGTCGTTCCACGTCGGCGAGGTGCAGCGCAATCCGTATCACCTGCTCGTCCCGGCCTGGATGCAGGACAACGTGCGCCGCGGCGGCGAGGTGGTCGGCGGCCAGGGCGGCGCGGCGCCGGACTTCCCGTTCGCGACGATCTACCGCCTGCGCCGGTGGAACGACGGCGGCCTGCACTACACCTACGACGGCGGACGCATCCTCGCCGCCGGGGTCGATCCGGCGACGTTGTTCGGCTGA
- a CDS encoding PIG-L deacetylase family protein, producing MATTRREVLRRAAVAVALPVLGTRAEARPQATPRPRTILAIGAHFDDCEIGAGGLILKAVRRGHRVVVLNLVGDYSTWDVTRGREARIRQRSDEIARSMGVEKRYLSFGYQQVVDDLATIKAIAEVVVDVRPDVTLMNDRDERGRAPADHAVAGIVAEKAVRNAATILGGLTVTYGREMYAYEVDPQRSFPADVFVDVGAEIGDVVEIVNTFRQLNAEAPIAKDAARVDARTTLHPGGRELALTPWGEIKLSTARVRGLQGGVRFAEAYRALDMPAVGRRVLDEIAG from the coding sequence ATGGCGACCACCCGTCGTGAGGTGCTTCGCCGGGCGGCGGTGGCCGTTGCCCTGCCGGTGCTCGGGACGCGTGCCGAGGCCCGTCCGCAGGCCACGCCACGCCCACGAACCATCCTGGCGATCGGCGCTCACTTCGACGATTGCGAGATCGGCGCCGGCGGCCTGATCCTCAAGGCGGTGCGTCGCGGGCACCGGGTCGTCGTCCTCAACCTGGTGGGTGACTACTCGACCTGGGACGTCACGAGGGGCCGCGAGGCCCGCATCCGTCAGCGCAGCGACGAGATCGCCCGGTCGATGGGCGTGGAGAAGCGCTACCTGTCGTTCGGCTACCAGCAGGTGGTCGACGACCTGGCCACCATCAAGGCGATCGCCGAGGTCGTTGTCGACGTCCGGCCCGACGTGACGCTGATGAACGATCGCGACGAGCGCGGCCGGGCCCCTGCCGATCACGCCGTGGCCGGCATCGTCGCCGAGAAGGCGGTGCGCAACGCGGCGACCATCCTCGGCGGGCTGACCGTGACGTACGGGCGCGAGATGTACGCCTACGAGGTCGATCCGCAACGCAGCTTCCCGGCAGACGTGTTCGTCGACGTCGGCGCCGAGATCGGCGACGTCGTCGAGATCGTCAACACGTTCCGCCAGCTGAACGCCGAGGCGCCGATCGCGAAGGATGCAGCGCGCGTCGACGCCAGGACCACGCTCCATCCGGGCGGACGCGAACTGGCGCTGACGCCGTGGGGCGAGATCAAGCTGAGCACGGCCCGGGTGCGCGGCCTGCAGGGCGGCGTGCGCTTCGCCGAGGCGTACCGAGCGCTGGACATGCCCGCCGTCGGGCGACGCGTGCTCGACGAGATCGCCGGCTGA
- a CDS encoding DUF3617 family protein, with the protein MLTSAYRKSGARASLATVCVAGFSLVGLAADWPAFTPGRWQIDRTMETGGRTPEKVSRTECLDPTAEHRSQREILTRAGCQFSPVSQSGTTYRFTATCKMAGTTSTSTSVLEVRSAEAYTIIIDSVTNGAKSHEVLTARRLGACAK; encoded by the coding sequence ATGCTCACATCCGCTTACCGCAAGTCAGGGGCTCGCGCATCGCTGGCGACGGTGTGCGTCGCGGGGTTCTCGTTGGTCGGCCTTGCCGCCGACTGGCCGGCGTTCACGCCGGGGCGTTGGCAGATCGACAGGACGATGGAGACGGGCGGGCGAACACCGGAAAAGGTGTCGCGCACCGAGTGCCTCGATCCCACCGCCGAGCACCGATCCCAGCGCGAGATCCTCACCAGGGCCGGTTGCCAGTTCTCGCCGGTGAGCCAGAGCGGAACGACGTACCGGTTCACGGCCACGTGCAAGATGGCGGGGACCACGTCGACCTCGACGTCGGTGCTCGAGGTGCGCAGCGCCGAGGCCTACACGATCATCATCGACTCGGTCACCAACGGCGCGAAGAGCCATGAGGTGTTGACGGCGCGGCGGCTGGGCGCCTGCGCGAAGTAG
- a CDS encoding fibronectin type III domain-containing protein: protein MHPSVASAAAIVLLLGATPAWAGDPPRDVIVGPLVSSSVGERPLASSSRLAVSWARPDRADHLVVVAREAVQGTGPRVSLAAHATDVTLTGLKADTTYVVTVLACQDEACTRWEASPAVEATTATEYWQLVGAGHTVDRLTTIVADGNARLSATRFGADAGDVAGQVQLYYGPMPRDRRQSLAAAVAAGGADPAVPETFLSFSSRAGSSGLLSPTAPTPLVASLATGQGVPVTHPDGGFVRLFFEAQGADGRTRAMWIDSKDGYRGLDFNAGPGSTCETAADYAAGGGCAPTVAIAVEGDVEGNPRIRNARQFKVAWPTMDAPHWDLSAGTFMVFTTDRVEGCAPASHNHGYAVWDGTRWVVQYREDGCPKLFTSAQAAFPLHAGGVRYRLYYGDPSIQEGRATSNLPFLGPKKLIYADGALTGAPDRVDFEDWEPQDAARDVVFLWPDGSVLDARAEGYIDDYHFLMPTGSPDLQVMYITITDGAIAPIAVAALLRNP from the coding sequence ATGCACCCGAGTGTCGCGAGCGCTGCTGCCATCGTCCTGCTGCTGGGAGCGACGCCCGCGTGGGCGGGCGATCCTCCGCGCGACGTCATCGTCGGCCCCCTCGTCAGCAGCTCCGTGGGGGAACGGCCCCTGGCGTCCTCCAGCCGCCTGGCCGTGTCCTGGGCACGACCTGACCGCGCCGATCACCTCGTGGTCGTCGCGCGCGAGGCGGTGCAGGGCACCGGCCCCCGCGTGTCGCTGGCCGCTCACGCGACCGACGTCACACTGACCGGGCTGAAGGCGGACACCACCTACGTCGTCACGGTGCTGGCATGCCAGGACGAGGCGTGCACGCGCTGGGAGGCCTCGCCGGCAGTGGAGGCCACCACCGCCACCGAGTACTGGCAGTTGGTGGGCGCCGGGCACACGGTCGACCGCCTGACGACGATCGTGGCCGACGGCAACGCACGCCTCAGCGCCACGCGCTTCGGCGCCGACGCCGGCGACGTGGCCGGGCAGGTGCAGCTGTACTACGGACCGATGCCGCGTGACCGCCGACAGTCCCTGGCGGCCGCGGTGGCGGCCGGTGGCGCCGACCCGGCGGTCCCGGAGACCTTCCTGTCGTTCAGCAGCCGGGCGGGATCGAGCGGGCTCCTGTCGCCGACTGCGCCGACGCCCCTGGTGGCATCGCTGGCAACCGGCCAGGGCGTCCCGGTGACGCACCCCGATGGTGGCTTCGTGCGGCTGTTCTTCGAGGCACAGGGCGCCGATGGGCGCACGCGCGCCATGTGGATCGACAGCAAGGACGGCTATCGCGGCCTCGACTTCAATGCCGGCCCGGGCAGCACGTGCGAGACGGCGGCCGACTATGCGGCAGGTGGCGGGTGCGCCCCCACGGTGGCCATCGCCGTCGAAGGCGACGTCGAGGGCAACCCGCGCATCCGCAACGCCCGCCAGTTCAAGGTCGCGTGGCCGACCATGGACGCGCCGCACTGGGATCTGTCGGCCGGCACGTTCATGGTGTTCACCACCGATCGCGTCGAGGGCTGCGCGCCGGCCTCACACAACCATGGCTACGCGGTGTGGGACGGCACGCGCTGGGTCGTGCAGTATCGCGAGGACGGATGTCCCAAGCTGTTCACCAGCGCGCAGGCGGCGTTCCCGCTGCACGCTGGCGGCGTCCGCTATCGGCTCTACTACGGCGACCCGTCGATCCAGGAAGGACGCGCCACGTCGAACCTGCCGTTCCTCGGCCCGAAGAAGCTGATCTACGCCGACGGCGCGCTCACGGGTGCGCCCGACCGGGTGGACTTCGAGGACTGGGAACCACAGGACGCCGCGCGCGACGTGGTGTTCCTGTGGCCCGACGGCTCGGTGCTCGACGCGCGCGCCGAGGGCTACATCGACGACTACCACTTCCTGATGCCCACGGGCAGCCCTGACCTGCAGGTGATGTACATCACCATCACCGACGGCGCGATCGCGCCGATCGCGGTGGCGGCGCTCCTCCGCAACCCGTGA
- a CDS encoding DUF2892 domain-containing protein gives MHICRDRTFTIHRGLRMLAGVVVVTSVLLGMFVHRNWLYLTLFAGLNLFQSSLTNWCPAVPLLRKGGCR, from the coding sequence ATGCACATCTGCCGGGACCGCACCTTCACCATCCATCGCGGGCTGCGAATGCTGGCGGGCGTGGTGGTGGTCACTTCGGTGCTGCTCGGGATGTTCGTGCACCGGAACTGGCTCTACCTGACGCTGTTTGCAGGCTTGAACCTCTTCCAGTCGTCGCTCACCAACTGGTGCCCCGCGGTACCGCTGCTGCGCAAGGGCGGCTGCCGCTGA